The following proteins are co-located in the Salvelinus sp. IW2-2015 unplaced genomic scaffold, ASM291031v2 Un_scaffold86, whole genome shotgun sequence genome:
- the LOC112068127 gene encoding multifunctional protein CAD isoform X2, protein MATLILEDGTTFKGRLFGANASVSGEVVFQTGMVGYPEALTDPSYMCQILTLTYPLQGNYGIPQDEEGDFGLSKWFESSKIHAAALIVGEVSQNPSHWSSAMSLDQWLKEQGIPGLEGIDTRRLTKKIREKGTMLGKLVVDGTPEANVPFDNPDQRNLVKEVSMKEPRVFNPSGAVRITAVDCGIKYNQIRCLCQRGACVTVVPWDHPLDSTDFDGLFISNGPGDPQFCTETIDNVRKVVCVDNPKPVFGICLGNQLLSLAIGAKTYKMKYGNRGHNQPCIHKGTDRCFITSQNHGFAVDPLTLPQGWDVLFTNANDQTSEGIVHNTKHLFSVQFHPEHMAGPTDLVSLFDVFLDTVRDHKEGKSGKPVKQRLTEHLTYPGSTNPEEFVRPRKVLILGSGGLSIGQAGEFDYSGSQAIKALKEENIQTVLINPNIATVQTSKGLADKVYFLPLTPEYVTQVIKNERPDGVLLTFGGQTALNCGVQLTKRGVLKKYAVRVLGTPVASIEMTEDRKIFVEKMEEINEHVAPSEAAVSVEQAVAAAERIGYPVLVRSAFALGGLGSGFANNREELTSLVTSAFAHTSQVLVDKSLKGWKEIEYEVVRDAYDNCITVCNMENIDPLGIHTGESIVVAPSQTLNDYEYNMLRNTAIKVIRHLGIIGECNIQYALNPESEQYYIIEVNARLSRSSALASKATGYPLAYVAAKLGLGIPLPVLKNSVTNQTTANFEPSLDYCVVKVPRWDLSKFLRVSTKIGSSMKSVGEVMAIGRSFEEAFQKALRMVDENCVGFDHTIKPVSDEELQTPTDKRIFVLAAALRAGYTVDRLYDLTKIDRWFLHKMKNIAVHEKVLESYNQDESAMPLEVMRKAKQLGFSDKQIALAVQSTELAVRKMRRDWSILPVVKQIDTVAAEWPAHTNYLYLTYNGTESDLGFGDPHVIVIGSGVYRIGSSVEFDWCAVGCIMELRKMGYKTIMVNYNPETVSTDYDMCDRLYFDEISFEVVMDIYEMENPEGVILSMGGQLPNNIAMSLHRQQCRILGTSPEFIDSAENRFKFSRMLDTIGISQPQWKELTEIESAMKFCETAGYPCLVRPSYVLSGAAMNVAYTDSDLEKYLSSAVAVSKEYPVVISKFIQEAKEIDVDAVACDGVVMAIAVSEHVENAGVHSGDATLVTPPQDINQKTMERIKMIVHAIGQELQVTGPFNLQLIAKDDQLKVIECNVRVSRSFPFVSKTLGVDLVALATRVIMGEKMEPVGLMKGVGIVGVKVPQFSFSRLAGADVVLGVEMTSTGEVACFGENRYEAYLKAMLSTGFKIPKKNILLSIGSYKNKSELLPTVQALESLGYDLYASLGTADFYTEHGVKVMAVDWPFGEEESDCPNKDKQRNILEYLEDHHFDMVINLSMRNSGGRRLSSFVTKGYRTRRMAIDYSVPLIIDIKCTKLFVQALRLVGSFPPVKTHVDCMTSQKLIRLPGLIDVHVHLREPGATHKEDFSSGTAAALAGGVTLVCAMPNTAPAIIDPSSFAMVQKLAKAGCRCDYALYVGATSDNSTILPSIANSAAGLKMYLNDTYSTLKMDNVSMWMEHFEKWPKHLPIVAHAEKQTVAAVLMVAQLYQRAVHICHVAKKEEILIIRAAKQKGIQVTCEVAPHHLFLCEENVVDIGDGRAQVRPMLGTREDMEALWEHLDIIDCFATDHAPHSVEEKNSEKPPPGYPGLETMLPLLLTAVSDGRLTIDDIIKRLYDNPRKIFSLPAQANTYVEVDLEQEWVIPKHMQFTKSKWTPFEGMKVKGKVRRVVLRGEVAYIDGQVLVPPGYGEDVKTWPAPIPLLQPPEPVKEIPKTPEHPRLTPPCEGIRTCAQSPRRSAGDGRYMLPPRVHRSSDPGMPPAAEDSRARALRRAFEESFREEMAPAAGDSYSHPPPLARILSPRAEAAAGQPLAHLQTSPVLHPLVGQHVLSVRQFSKEQISHMFNVAHTLRLMVQKERSLDILKGKVMASMFYEVSTRTSSSFAAAMQRLGGSVVHFCEATSSSQKGESLADSVQTMSCYADVLVLRHPTPGAVESAARHCRKPVINAGDGVGEHPTQALLDVFTIREELGTVNGMTITMVGDLKHGRTVHSLARLLTQYRITLRYVAPKNLHMPSEIIDFVASKGIKQEEFESIEEALPDTDVLYMTRIQKERFSSEEEYKACFGQFILTPHIMTGAKKKMVVMHPLPRVNEISAEVDTDPRAAYFRQAENGMYIRMALLATVLGR, encoded by the exons atggcaACCCTGATTTTAGAAGATGGGACCACGTTCAAGGGCCGCCTTTTCGGGGCAAATGCGTCAGTGTCTGGTGAAGTTG TGTTTCAGACAGGCATGGTTGGCTACCCAGAGGCCCTGACTGACCCGTCCTACATGTGTCAGATCCTCACCCTCACCTACCCTCTGCAGGGCAACTATGGAATACCCCAGGATGAGGAGGGGGACTTTGGACTCAGCAAG TGGTTTGAGTCTTCTAAGATCCACGCTGCAGCCCTCATTGTCGGAGAGGTCTCCCAGAACCCCAGCCACTGGAGCTCAGCCATGTCTCTGGACCAGTGGCTCAAAGAGCAGGGTATCCCCGGCCTAGAGG GAATTGACACCCGTCGTCTGACCAAGAAGATCCGTGAGAAGGGTACAATGCTGGGGAAGCTGGTTGTGGACGGAACGCCCGAGGCCAACGTTCCATTTGACAACCCTGACCAGAGGAACCTTGTCAAGGAGGTGTCCATGAAG GAGCCCCGGGTGTTCAACCCCAGTGGTGCTGTCAGGATCACAGCTGTAGACTGTGGCATTAAGTACAACCAGATCCGTTGCCTGTGTCAGAGAGGGGCCTGTGTCACCGTGGTGCCCTGGGATCACCCACTGGACAGCACAG ATTTTGATGGGCTGTTCATCAGCAACGGCCCTGGGGACCCCCAGTTCTGTACGGAGACCATAGACAACGTGAGgaaggtggtgtgtgtggacaaCCCCAAGCCTGTGTTTGGTATCTGCCTGGGCAACCAGCTTCTCTCCCTCGCCATCggagcaaaaacctacaaaaTGAA GTATGGGAATCGTGGCCATAACCAGCCCTGTATCCACAAGGGCACAGATCGCTGTTTCATCACATCTCAGAACCATGGCTTTGCTGTGGATCCCCTGACCCTGCCACAGGGCTGGGACGTGCTCTTCACCAACGCCAATGACCAGACCAGTGAGGGCATCGTGCACAACACCAAACACCTATTCAG TGTCCAGTTCCACCCAGAGCACATGGCAGGCCCCACtgacctggtcagtctgtttGATGTGTTTCTGGACACAGTCAGAGACCACAAGGAGGGCAAGAGTGGCAAACCAG TGAAGCAGAGACTGACAGAGCACCTGACCTATCCTGGATCTACCAATCCGGAGGAATTTGTTCGGCCACGCAAAGTCCTAATCCTGGGTTCTGGAGGCCTCTCCATCGGACAGGCTGGGGAGTTTGACTACTCTGGCTCTCAG GCCATAAAAGCATTGAAGGAGGAGAACATTCAGACTGTGCTCATCAACCCCAACATCGCCACGGTGCAAACCTCCAAGGGTCTGGCTGACAAGGTTTACTTCCTGCCTCTCACCCCGGAGTATGTCACTCAG GTGATAAAGAATGAGCGTCCAGACGGGGTCCTCCTGACCTTCGGGGGGCAGACTGCTCTTAACTGCGGGGTGCAGCTGACCAAGAGGGGAGTCCTGAAGAAGTATGCGGTGCGCGTGCTGGGGACGCCGGTCGCTTCCATCGAGATGACTGAGGACAGGAAGATCTTtgtggagaagatggaggagatCAATGAACACGTGGCGCCCAGCGAGGCCGCTGTGTCTGTGGAGCAG GCAGTAGCGGCTGCAGAGCGTATTGGCTACCCTGTCCTGGTGCGCTCGGCCTTTGCCTTGGGAGGACTGGGCTCTGGCTTTGCCAACAACAGGGAGGAGTTGACCTCTCTGGTGACATCTGCCTTCGCCCACACTTCCCAGGTCCTAGTGGACAAGTCCCTGAAAGGCTGGAAAGAGATTGAGTATGAGGTGGTCAGAGACGCCTACGACAACTGTATCACC GTATGTAACATGGAGAACATTGACCCTCTGGGTATCCACACTGGGGAGTCCATCGTGGTGGCGCCCAGTCAGACGCTCAACGACTATGAGTACAACATGTTGAGGAACACTGCCATCAAGGTCATCAGACACCTAGGCATCATTGGAGAGTGTAACATCCAGTACGCCCTCAACCCGGAGTCTGAGCAG TACTACATCATTGAGGTGAATGCCCGTCTATCTCGGAGCTCAGCTCTGGCCAGTAAAGCTACAGGATATCCCCTGGCCTACGTGGCTGCCAAGCTGGGATTGGGCATCCCGCTACCTGTCCTCAA GAACTCKGTGACCAACCAGACCACGGCTAACTTTGAGCCCAGTCTGGACTACTGTGTGGTGAAGGTCCCTCGCTGGGATCTCAGCAAGTTCCTGCGCGTCAGCACCAAGATAGGTAGCTCCATGAAGAGCGTGG GAGAAGTGATGGCCATCGGCCGCAGCTTTGAGGAAGCCTTCCAGAAGGCTCTGCGGATGGTGGATGAGAACTGTGTGGGCTTTGACCACACCATCAAACCAGTGTCTGACGAG GAGCTGCAGACCCCGACAGACAAACGTATCTTTGTTCTGGCGGCTGCTCTCAGGGCAGGCTATACAGTGGACCGCCTTTACGACCTAACCAAGATCGACCGCTGGTTCCTTCACAAAATGAAGAACATTGCGGTCCATGAGAAGGTGCTGGAGTCGTACAACCAGGACGAGAGTGCCATGCCTCTGGAGGTGATGAGGAAAGCCAAGCAGCTGGGCTTCTCAGACAAGCAGATCGCCCTGGCTGTGCAGAG TACCGAGCTGGCGGTGAGGAAGATGCGTCGAGATTGGAGCATCCTGCCTGTGGTGAAGCAGATCGACACTGTGGCGGCGGAGTGGCCCGCCCACACCAACTACCTGTACCTGACCTATAACGGTACAGAAAGCGACCTGGGCTTTGGAGATCCCCATGTCATAGTAATCGGCTCTGGGGTTTACCGCATCGGCAGCAGTGTGGAGTTTGACTGGTGCGCTGTGGGCTGCATCATGGAACTCAGGAAG atgGGCTATAAAACCATCATGGTGAACTATAACCCAGAGACTGTCAGCACAGACTACGACATGTGTGACCGTCTCTACTTCGATGAGATCTCCTTTGAG gtTGTGATGGACATCTATGAGATGGAGAACCCAGAGGGAGTGATCCTGTCCATGGGGGGCCAGCTGCCCAACAACATCGCCATGTCCCTCCACAGGCAGCAGTGTCGTATATTGGGCACCTCCCCGGAGTTCATCGACTCTGCTGAGAACAGGTTTAAGTTCTCCCGCATGCTGGACACCATTGGCATCAGCCAGCCCCAGTGGAAGGAACTCACTGAGATTGAG tcaGCCATGAAGTTCTGTGAGACTGCGGGCTACCCCTGCCTGGTGCGTCCCTCCTACGTGCTGAGTGGAGCGGCCATGAACGTGGCGTACACAGACAGCGACCTGGAGAAGTACCTGAGCAGCGCTGTGGCCGTGTCCAAGGAATACCCCGTGGTCATCTCAAAGTTCATCCAGGAGGCCAAG GAGATAGACGTGGACGCGGTGGCGTGCGACGGCGTGGTGATGGCCATCGCTGTATCGGAACATGTGGAGAACGCCGGGGTGCACTCTGGGGACGCSACCCTGGTCACACCCCCCCAGGACATCAACCAGAAGACCATGGAGCGTATCAAGATGATCGTCCATGCCATCGGACAGGAACTGCAGGTCACCGGGCCTTTTAACCTGCAACTCATCGCTAAG GATGACCAGCTGAAGGTGATCGAGTGCAATGTCCGTGTCTCCCGCTCCTTCCCGTTCGTCTCAAAGACTCTGGGAGTGGATCTGGTCGCCCTGGCAACGCGCGTCATCATGGGAGAGAAGATGGAGCCCGTGGGTCTGATGAAAGGAGTGGGCATCGTGGGCGTCAAG GTCCCCCAGTTCTCGTTCTCTCGTTTGGCCGGAGCTGATGTGGTGCTGGGGGTAGAGATGACCAGTACTGGGGAGGTGGCCTGCTTTGGAGAGAACAGATACGAGGCCTATCTGAAGGCCATGCTCAGCACAGGCTTCAAGATCCCCAAGAAGAACATTCTGCTGTCAATTGGCAGTTACAAG AACAAGAGTGAGCTGCTGCCTACTGTTCAGGCGCTGGAGAGTCTGGGCTATGACCTGTATGCCAGTCTGGGGACTGCTGACTTCTACACTGAGCATGGAGTCAAG GTGATGGCGGTGGACTGGCCATttggggaggaggagagcgacTGCCCCAACAAGGACAAGCAGAGGAACATCTTGGAATACCTGGAGGACCACCACTTTGACATGGTCATCAACCTCTCCATGAGGAACTCCGGAGGCCGACGCCTCTCCTCCTTCGTCACCAAGGGTTACCGCACCCGCCGCATGGCCATCGACTACTCCGTGCCGCTCATCATTGACATCAAGTGCACCAAGCTGTTTGTCCAG GCGCTGCGTCTGGTTGGCAGCTTCCCGCCCGTCAAGACTCACGTGGACTGTATGACGTCACAGAAGTTGATTCGCCTGCCTG GTCTGATAGATGTGCACGTCCACCTGCGGGAGCCGGGTGCCACCCACAAGGAGGATTTCTCCTCGGGCACAGCGGCTGCCCTGGCAGGGGGCGTCACCTTGGTATGTGCCATGCCCAACACGGCACCTGCCATAATCGACCCCAGCTCCTTCGCCATGGTCCAGAAG CTTGCCAAGGCAGGGTGTCGGTGTGACTATGCCCTTTACGTCGGAGCGACTTCAGACAACTCCACCATCTTGCCCTCCATCGCTAACTCAGCCGCTGGGCTGAAGATGTATCTGAACGACACCTACTCCACTCTGAAGATGGACAACGTCTCAATGTGGATGGAG CACTTTGAGAAGTGGCCCAAGCACCTGCCAATCGTGGCACACGCAGAGAAGCAGACTGTGGCAGCCGTCTTGATGGTGGCCCAGCTGTACCAGAGAGCTGTACATATCTGCCATGTGGCCAAGAAGGAGGAG ATCCTGATCATCCGTGCAGCCAAGCAGAAGGGCATCCAGGTGACGTGTGAGGTAGCACCCCACCACCTCTTCCTGTGTGAGGAGAACGTGGTGGACATTGGGGACGGCCGGGCACAGGTCCGCCCCATGCTGGGCACCCGGGAGGACATGGAGGCCCTCTGGGAACACCTGGACATCATTGACTGCTTCGCAACTGACCACG CCCCCCATTCAGTGGAGGAGAAGAACTCAGAGAAGCCCCCACCAGGTTACCCCGGCCTTGAGACCATGCTGCCCCTTCTCCTCACCGCCGTCAGCGATGGGCGCCTCACCATCGACGATATCATCAAGCGCCTGTACGACAACCCCCGCAAAATTTTCTCCCTTCCCGCACAGGCCAACACCTATGTAGAG GTGGACCTGGAGCAGGAGTGGGTCATCCCCAAACACATGCAGTTCACCAAGTCCAAGTGGACGCCCTTTGAAGGCATGAAGGTGAAAGGCAAGGTCCGCAGAGTGGTGCTCAGAGGAGAGGTGGCCTACATCGACGGACAGGTGCTGGTCCCGCCTGGCTATGGGGAGGATGTGAAGACTTGGCCTGCACCCATCCCCCTCCTCCAGCCCCCTGAGCCAGTGAAAGAAATCCCAAAG ACCCCAGAGCACCCCCGGCTGACCCCTCCGTGTGAGGGCATCCGTACATGCGCCCAGAGTCCTCGCCGTTCCGCTGGGGACGGGCGCTACATGCTCCCGCCTCGCGTTCACAGGTCCTCCGACCCAGGCATGCCCCCAG CAGCTGAAGATTCAAGGGCGAGAGCATTAAGAAGAGCATTTGAAGAAAGTTTCAGAGAAG AGATGGCCCCTGCAGCTGGGGACAGTTACAGCCATCCCCCTCCCCTGGCCAGGATCCTGTCCCCTCGGGCTGAGGCAGCGGCAGGGCAGCCCCTGGCCCACCTCCAGACCTCCCCAGTGCTCCACCCCCTAGTGGGACAACACGTCCTCTCTGTCAGGCAGTTCAGCAAGGAACAG ATCTCTCACATGTTTAACGTGGCCCATACTCTTCGCCTGATGGTTCAGAAAGAGAGAAGCCTTGACATCCTGAAG GGTAAGGTGATGGCATCCATGTTCTACGAGGTCAGCACGCGCACCAGCAGTTCGTTTGCAGCGGCAATGCAGCGTCTGGGTGGCTCCGTGGTCCATTTCTGTGAGGCCACCTCCTCGTCGCAGAAGGGCGAGTCTCTGGCGGACTCGGTCCAGACCATGAGCTGCTACGCTGACGTCCTGGTGCTGCGACACCCCACGCCAGGGGCCGTGGAG TCTGCAGCGAGGCACTGCCGGAAGCCGGTGATCAACGCTGGGGACGGGGTCGGGGAGCACCCCACGCAGGCCCTGCTGGATGTATTCACCATCAGAGAGGAGCTGGGTACGGTCAACGGCATGACG ATCACCATGGTAGGGGACCTGAAGCATGGCCGCACAGTTCATTCCCTGGCCAGGCTGCTCACCCAGTACAGGATCACTCTGCGCTACGTCGCCCCAAAGAATCTCCACATGCCCTCCGAGATCATTGACTTTGTGGCCTCCAAAGGCATCAAGCAG GAAGAGTTTGAGAGCATCGAAGAGGCCCTGCCTGACACTGACGTCCTCTACATGACCAGGATTCAGAAGGAGAGGTTTTCCTCCGAGGAAGAGTACAAAGCG TGCTTCGGTCAGTTCATCCTCACCCCACACATCATGACTGGAGCGAAGAAGAAGATGGTGGTGATGCATCCTCTACCGAGAGTCAATGAGATCAG TGCGGAGGTGGACACTGATCCTCGTGCTGCCTACTTCCGGCAGGCTGAGAACGGCATGTACATCCGCATGGCCCTCCTTGCCACTGTGCTGGGCAGATGA